A window of the Electrophorus electricus isolate fEleEle1 chromosome 11, fEleEle1.pri, whole genome shotgun sequence genome harbors these coding sequences:
- the cfl1l gene encoding non-muscle cofilin 1-like produces MASGVAISDEVVKHFEQIRVRYHGSEEKERFKLVIMRLSEDKKSIVVDHKCSLKIKDLEKEADIFKKIISMLPDCDCRYCLYDCFYKTKESSKQDLVFIMWAPDSASMQNKMVYASSKVALKAKFQGLKFEWQVNDPADKDLSCLIERLGGKDVIEVEGKCV; encoded by the exons ATG GCCTCTGGCGTAGCTATAAGTGACGAAGTGGTCAAACACTTTGAACAAATCAGAGTGCGCTATCATGGtagtgaagagaaagagagatttaaATTGGTCATCATGCGGTTAAGCGAAGACAAGAAGAGCATCGTCGTGGACCACAAGTGCTCGCTGAAGATCAAAGACCTTGAGAAAGAAGCCGACATCTTCAAGAAGATCATCAGTATGCTTCCAGACTGTGACTGTCGCTATTGTCTGTACGACTGCTTCTACAAAACCAAGGAGTCTTCAAAGCAGGACCTGGTCTTCATCATGTG GGCCCCTGACAGTGCAAGCATGCAGAATAAAATGGTCTATGCAAGTTCAAAAGTAGCTCTGAAAGCAAAGTTCCAAG GTCTGAAGTTTGAATGGCAAGTGAATGACCCTGCAGACAAAGATCTTTCATGTCTAATTGAGAGGTTGGGAGGAAAGGATGTGATTGAAGTGGAAGGAAAATGTGTCTAA